The Hippopotamus amphibius kiboko isolate mHipAmp2 chromosome 3, mHipAmp2.hap2, whole genome shotgun sequence genomic interval CATGGACTCATTGGGCAGATAAACTGAGGGATCAGAAGATTACACAACTTTCCCACATCCACGTGGTTGATGATGAAGCCACTGCTAGAAGGTAGACTCCTTACACCTGGCACGGACTTTGCCTGGCTGAGTTCACCCAAACACCAACCACCACCTGACAGTATTAGTTTGGGGCACAAAACCCTCCTGATAATTAGGACTGTCATGACAGCTGTTTTTCCCAAAGTTTCACAGAACGCAAGTTCTGCTGATTGTTAATATCTTTTATGGGGGGAGAAAAAGTTCTGTGATCAAATAATTTTGGGAAATACTTGAGTTAAACAAGGTGAAATTGTTCTTTTTCATAACTATGAATGTCTTCCTCTTTCATCTCTGCTGTTTCCAGACCTGTTTGACCGGGGAACCCTTTGGCAGGGGTGGCGGGGTGGATATCTGAACACACCTCTGCACAGATATCCCATCAAACCCGGTTGCAGGTGATGCTGACATGTATATGGTAGCACATTGGCTACTGGGAGTGCATCAAATGCACTGTTTGATGGTGCTGATAATAACAGTCTTCTTATAGTCTGTCCAGTTCTCCAAAATCACGAAGTTCATCCTCTTTAGGAGAACAGGGAACATACCAGAAAATTTTGTCCCAGAGGGTTCTCAAAGCCTGCCTGGAAAAGAGGATATGATTCTGCTGAGGAAATAGATTGAGTAGTAGTCAAGAATTATCTTCTTGTCCTTTCTCCACTATAGATTCAATACTGTCTGTGGAGTTGGGCAGGCAGTctttaatatcttttataaaGTACCTGGTGGTTTCTTCAGTGTGTGGTAGTTATTTTTATCCAATCCTCTGGAGTCTAAGAAGACAGTACTCAGAAGTGGCTCACTACATATTTTACAACTTCACCTGCTGGCCAGATTAAGTTGAAATCCTGGACTGTTTTCTAAACATTGGCAAGTTGGTTTTTTAAAACGAAGTtgacatttaaatgtttaattttattgttcTCTTCCAAGCACTCCAACTTCCATCAACTCAAACCACTTGCCAGCAGCTGCTCTGAAAGCTCGTTGACTAGAGCCCTCAAAGCAGGACATCCTTAGCCTTGGAATTGCATTACTCATTCCCAAGCTGGGAAGAAGAACCACGGTCCCTTCCATATCTCTCAGCTTGTGTCATGCACTTGGCTTTTGGTTTTGGACCACTGAATGGAGTGAGATGTGATCATGGAAAGGGGTAGACCTGCtagaataatttataaaatctcataCTCACCATTGATTCATTCACATCTGTCACTCACCAGTCATTCCTTCATTTGAATAACAGGCGTGATGTGCTCCTTGCAAGCTGGATGGTGCCCTGGGCTAGGCATTGCCTCTGAGGGGCATGTGTTCAGTAAGGGAGGCAGACAGCTGGTGAACACCAAATCCCTGGACTGTACATCCCCCTCTGAGATGGAACAGCCCAAGGACAGGAAACATCTTCTTTGCCTTCAGAGTTCTAGTGCCTGGGGCTGGCTATTGGCTTTAGTACATACATAGAATGACAGCTAAATCCAGAAAGGTCAGTGTGCTTTTGATGAGCTCCTTTCCAAGACCTTTCTCCATATGCTTCTTTATAGGGAATCGTTTAATAGCAGTGGTTTTCTGTAGGTAACAGGTCCTTGCCCAGAGACAAGCAGAACAAGAACTAACATCAGATTAgcgcttcttttttgtttttttaacttccttCTTTTATACTTCCTTTTAACTTTTGATTTTGACATCATATCAGACTTACTGAAAAGTACAAAGGACCGTCATATATTCACAttcccaaatgttaacatttaccacatttgctttattcttctccctttctctacacatacatgcacaatttttttcctgaatcattTTAATAAGTTACAGATACCATGCCCCTCTAGTCCTAAATACTTCACTCTGaatttcctaagaacaagggCATGCTTTTATATAACTCCAGTACAATGATCAAAATCAGGacattaggggacttccctggtaacacagtggttaggactccactctcccaatgcaggggcccggattcaacccctggttggggaactagatcccacgtgcatgccgcaactaagagttcacatgccacaactagggagcccactggctgcaactaaggagcacacatgctgcaactaagaccccacacaaccaaataaataaaataaatataaaaatggttaaaatggcaaattttttgtgaaaaaaaatcaggaccTTAACATTGATTTAATACTACTGCCTAAtacagaccttattcagatttcaccagttgtGTCAATAATGACCTCTTAAAAAAAGACCGTGCATTGCGTTTGGTTGTCATGTCTCTTCTGTCTCCTTTAATCTTGAATCTGTCTTTGTTTTGCacaaagttacattttttttaaagagtactgTCCCATTGTTTTGCAGAATATCCCTTAATTTGGGTTTGACTGATGTTGCCTCCTGCTGCAATCCAGATTCTACTCTTTTGGCAGAAAAATCGCAGCAGTGATGCCGAGTTCCCAGTGCACCACATCCAAGGCTGCTGACGAGTCTTGTTGCTCACAATGTGTTACCCTTGATTATTTGATTCAGGTGCTGTGAGCCAGGTTTCCCCACTGTAAGGATACTGTTTTACCCTTAGCATGTGATGAGGAGCTACTTTGAGACTAAATATCCCATTCTCTTCAACTTTTCACCCACTGGTCTCAGCATCTGTTGATGATTCTTGCTTAAATCAGGTATTACTGTGATGGCTGTCAAATGGTGACTTCTCTAGTTTCATTATTCCTTGTATGTTGGTTAACTGTCTATGTGTAAGTCAGAGCTTTCGCCTTTTTAGATGTATATCCTAAGGATTCATAGATCcttgttttattcagtggattATAATCCTTTATATTAGTATTTATTGTGATGCTCATGTGGTTGCATATTCGGCCAGTAGAACCCCTACAAGCTGGTCCTGTGTCCATTTGACCTGTCCCTGTCATTCTTTAAGATCATCACTACTCAAAGGCAGCCCTTCCCGGCTGGGTTGAGCCTTCTTCTATATTCCTTGACTTCCTTATAGATAGTCAATTTCTCTGCCTGGCTGCAAAACTTCTGCCTCCCCCAAGTCTTCCcatttctccccacctccatcacTAACTCCCTTGTGAAACCGGCTTTTCCAGCAAGGAGACTTGACTAGTGACTGATGGGGCCTTACTTAGCATGCCCATCGTCAAACACAGGACTGTTTAATTTCAACACAAAACACAGGACAAGAGTCAACCTCCGACAAAGGACTCCAGGAGCAGGCAGGCGCCAGTGGTGGGTGGACACACCATCCTAATCGGGTTTGCTTTTCTCCTGTGGAAACCAGATGATGGTTGCAAAGTCTTTGCCTTTTGCTTCTCTGTTGCTCTTCTCTACtccaaagagaaagcaaattcTGATTCTGCTCCCTAATAAAAGGCACTGGACAACGGAGTTCTCACCTTTAAACCAGCCGTTGTCCAGGTGAGGGgggggaaggaagagacagaCTGCCCGTTTTGAACTCGGTTTTACTTCCAAagagcatatatattttttcgcATGTCCATGTTTCACGCGGGCCATGGAGTATTTCCTTTTTGCACCTGGAAATGGGAGAGCTCACTGAAAGCAAGATGTGGGTGTGGGAGTGACACATGAACAGAGGCACAAATCGGATCTGATGCTGGGAATCATCATATAAGGGAGAATCATCGCAGACGCGGGCAGGCAGGGGTTGCGTGTAAAGGCGTTAGTTCCCTCCCTTTACGTCAGCCGTCACCCAACCTTGGACGCGGGGATCCTATCTCATTGAGAAAAGGAATGTCGCTGGGGAAGGAAAACACAGGGTGGTGTGAAAGAGGGCAGGACCTCGAACCAGGAAGAGGCTGCCTCGGCCGGGTTGGGGAGAGACCAGAGCATGGCCCTCAGGTTCAGGACCAGGTCTGTAGAAACCCAGGGGGTGCACCCCAAAGGAAggcagcaggggaggaggagactgGAAACTTGACTTGAGAGGGGAGAGTCATCAAAGCCCCTTTTATAATTACATGGCTTTGAAGAAAAATACAGATCCTGCGGTTTCCCAGGGAAGGTGTGGGGCCAGGTCGGGGAGAAGCCACATATCCGTTCTCTGAGAGCAGAGGCTCTCAAGTTGGGCTCTTAAATCTCAGCAGTTGTCTCACTTCCGGGCACATTGCTTGTGTGGCCACAGCCACAGCAGCAGAGGGTGGGCACTGCCAGCCAGGCTGGCGAGGATGCTTCAGGGTCAGGATGACCTTGGTCGGCCTTGGAGACGCTGGGAAAGCAAGGTGTCACTCGAGACAAgcctctttggttttctttttttcggAAGAAAACCTTCCTCACCTACAACTCTCAAACCCACCTGCCTGACATTTTTCAATGATTCATATGTCATGACCACTTCAATTATATTATTAAGACCTGGAGTCTGCCCTCTCTCAACCACTCCaaagccctttctttttttttctttcctttgactcTTTCTTGCCTCCTAGCctcctgactttttaaaaacagattccaAGATAAATAAAGGTGCCGCAAGCATGGAAAGTGGCCAGATCTTAAAGCAGGttgtggagggggagggagcaaggggggaggggaggggctgatggtggggAGGAGGTACACATGGGGCTCTTGAACTTGTGTATCCAgatgatatataaattatttgcAGCAAATGGACGTAAATGTGGAGTGAAGGCTGGAAACAAAATCCTGGGCTGGGAAAATGGGGTAATTTCATTGAGAGTgcattgaaaaaggaaaaggttGTACACATATTGCTGGCTAAGCCACCAatgatttctctctctgtggaACCCTTGTTGCATTTGGGGTATGTGTCTTTCAGTTGGTGTCACAATTGAGAGAAATATACCATTTGACCCTTATTGTGGAAACCATTATTACTTGGTATTGTTAATGCTCTTGTCTGTATGTGTAGGTATGTCATGACAACTAGATTGTTTCTTTCTTAGGTGCAAagcttccatcttttttttttttttttaaacatgctgTATCCAGACAGAGCTGAGTAATAAGTATATGCTTATtatgaattttaacacatataATCCCCAGCAAAGCAATGTGGTAGATATACCAttatccccttttacagatgaaatagCTGAGGCCCAAAGTTACacggcagagctgggaccagatAATCCAGGCACTCTCCCCATCGCAAATctgtaatcacacctgcaaagacttgtttgtttgtttttatttttgttttggtcgTATGAAGTAGCAGTTACAAATTCCAGAGATTAGGATGTAGATGTGGGATATCTTTGGGTAGGGAGGGGGATGAGCTGTAAATCTAGTTTCCTCTAACCAACCGACTAGTCTATACTTCTTAAAAGGCACCAGTCATTTTCTCTGTGCTTAAAGGCTTATGAAGTAGCATCCTGGGAAATTCATCCATGATtgaaatgaaggagagagaacagaggaaGCAGTGACACAGCCGACAGGGAGtggtccctctctctccccaaccccagcaTCTTACCGAGACAAAGGGACTGGAGCTTTAGATTCTGTCACTGGCTTGTCTTCTTAAAGGTTGTCGCCATTAGAGATGGAGGGTGACTTAAAGATTCTTCCACACTAGTTTTTAGGGTTTTCAAAGAAAAGACCAGAACAGTGTGGTCAGTTTTACATGAAGAGAAGGTTTTATTCAGAGGGcaatcatgaggaaaaaaagcaacttgAGAAagggcaggggacagagggcaggtGGGAAATGAAAGAAGCACAGACGAGAGTCCATCTGTCACCAGCAAGCCTGAAGGGGCGTGTCCTTAGTCTAAGTAAACTTGTGATGATGCCTCCAGCTGTAACCTCCTCAGGTCTGTAACATGGAACACACACATCAGCTGTCATATCCTGACATCCTTTAATACAGGGTAGCTAATCTCCTGGCATGGAAGCCTCTCTACTCTCTTACACCGCCTGCCACTGCACGGGGGAGCTGCACCCTGGTTAAGTCCATGTCCCCCATGGAAGGCAATGGAAGAGAAAACACACAGGTCCTTTCCAATCCCACCCTTCTCTCCCTAGCATTCGTCAacctatttttcttcatttgcaaaatggggatgacatATATAACTTCCAGGGTTGGGGAAAGGTCTTGTACAGAGACAGGTGTCAATAAATGTGTGAGAACTCTGCATGGGTGATTTTAGATAAGTGAAGGTATTCCGGGTAACCAGTGCCCTCCCTGACTCACATGTTATCCTTTTGCCAAAAACTGTAACTCTACTAACTTTGAGtatctaagaaagaaaaagcaaacttaATTCCTATTAAAATGTCATTCTGCCACACCGGCCCACTGCAGGCCACGAGCGCCCACTAACTGCTTGCACGCTGGGCGCAGGGGCGGCAGCTCCGCCGCGAGATAGTGGTGGGGCCCGGAGAAGAGCGGGTACCGCGGGCCAGGATGGTGCTGGAGAGCATGCTGGTGAAGGTGCAGCTCCCCGCGTATCTTAAGCAGCTCCCAGTCCCCAAGAGAGAGTCACCTGGCTCACGGTTTCAGCATGGCTTCTGTTATTGCCTTTCCTTGGTGTACTTTCACTACTTTGCGGTTTGTCCATTCCTCCCAAAGAAAAAGCAACAGAAGGATAGCTTGATTAAtcttaaaatacaaaaggaaaatccCAACGTGGTGAATGAAATAAACATTGAAGATCTGTGTCATACTAAAGCAGCTTACTGTAGGTATTGGCGTTCTAAGAGGTTTCCTGCCTGTGATGGTTCACATAATAAACACAATGAATTGACAGGAAATAATGTGGGTCCGCTAGTACTGAAGAAGTATAACAGGAATTAGGATGGAATCCAGTGCTGTGCTGTAAAAATCttataacaatatttttcattctttgtttataGAAGATCTTTCAAATGGTAGTCTTAATTATTGCTACTGGTTGAATAATTTTCTGCCAATTTATTTTACACTACTGTTTATACTGGATATTTTGTATATTCAATCCTTTATATAGAATTAAATTGTGCAACCCTTTCATTCTGATTTCAAAGAACTAACGTATCTTCCTACAATAAAACCAacgctttttatttaaaaaagaaaaggaaatgtcattcactctgttctctttttatgcctttttttcccaGATGATAACAAAAAATAATCCAGATGGGGTGCAGGTGCTGTAAAATGCTACAAAGGTAAAGTGGAAAAACTTATCTCATCCGAATGGAGGGATTTGTGATTACCATGGAAGCACTTCAAACACCCTGCATGGATTCAATGCATTTGTCCAGCTTGGGGCATGACCAACCTTGCCAGGAAATTAAGAGTTTGTAACTGCTTTAATGTTATTTAAGAGAACACAGGGACTggctttttatactttttttgtgCAATACTCAGAGCGTTTTGGGAATGCCATCTTTTTCTGAGGCTGAATTTGGTTTGGGTTGAatttacatttctccaaagagcttCAATGCAAAGAAAAGCTTGGGTTTTAGAAGATGCCTGAAATGGCATCACCGAAAATAAATCACCCTGGTCACATATGTGCTTTTAATTTTGTCCAgatttatttcatataaatttggGCAACATGAATATAATTCTATATAAAATAACAGGGAAAAATTAACTGATGATTTTGCTTCCCTAACAAAACTATATTATGTTAGTTCTATTCCTTGTCTATCTGTATATAGACATAGATAAggaatagatatagatatctatctatatacagatatagatagatatatatagataaacTATATACAGATATGTCTAGATATATATCTGTATacagatagacacacacatacctacatacatatatgttttattcCACTATAATTATAATCTGATGTTAGGCTctattcaaaaagtatttattatatcTTTCATGATAGTCCAGACTTCATACTTTTAATTTAATCACTACATGATATTCCGTTGAGGGGTTGAACTATCAGTTGGTAACCACTTATTTTCCTACTGTtggacatttgttttatttatttactttttgttttttaaatttcatgaccCACTTTGTTCTTTAGCTTCTTCCTGACCTTTTTTGAATCCCTTCTTAAGATCTATTTCCAGTTAGTAGAACATTTTTATACcaactatatatatttaatgagGCACACACATATAGGCTTAAAAGAGTAATCACAGAAATTAACAGGAATCGTAGAAAACAGCAGAGCCTGTAGTAGAAATGTTAATAATGAAAGTTAGTTcttaataaagttaatttttaaccTGACTGCTCTCGGGTCTTCTCACCCCAGCTATCTCTTCGATCCAGTTCAAGTGCCCTCCCCTGGTTACGTCAACGAAGTAAACAGCTGCAAGTTAGATGAAGACGATGCTGTTAAGTTAAAAGGCAAGCAGAGCGAAGAGGTGCTGGTGCACAAGGATGCCCTTGCGAGCGAGGTCTCCAAGAGGCCCGGGAGCGGGAGCAGAACATCGGCGCCGCAGGAGCCCTGCGGGCCGCCCCGAGGACCGCTCCTCCCGGCGGACACGGCGGGGGTACCCTGCGCTGAGAAGGCTGGCGGGGCTGCCAATGGCCTGGGCCCCGCTGCCGCGCTGCAGCTCACTGGCGATCCCGGGTGCCCCCAGGGGTACAGGGTCTCCTGGGCCAGTGCCGCAAACAAGGGTCACGCGACTCAGACCTTCCTCGAAGGAGGGAGTGCCAGGGAACCGGACTGCGTGCTGCTGGCTTCAGGAGAGACCTGCGTCATCGGAAAGAGGGACCCCAACGCGTCTTCCGCGGCCGGGCATCCCGCCTGGGACGTCCCAGACCACGTGCTCCAGATACCCGCCCCGGATTACCCTCAGCCGTGCTGCTCAGCTGAAGACAACGCCGACCACGTGGATCACGAAGAAAAGCACTGCCTTTTCCAAATGAGCCACACGGAGGAAGAGCCCCCGCAGGGCGCTCGCCCCAGGGCGCGGGAGCAGTGTTTGAATATGCCCTTCTCCGGGAAGAGAAGCTGGGATGCATTAAACGAGGCCGTGGCAACTGAAGTTCTAAATGTCTACTTTAAAGAAGAGGATCCTGCCCAGGACGTGCCTGTGGTCGCTTCGAGAAACGGGTGGGAGGAGACCCATAGCTCCCCTGGCCACGCGAGCCGGGAGACGGCGGATGAGGACGCGGAGGTGGCCGAAGCCCTCGCCGCTTTAGAAGCAGCTACTGCGGGAGAAGATGAGGACGAGGCAGCGTAGGCGAGGGCACTTGCGCAGGCACATAAGCCAGCGTTGCGCTGGGCGTGTGAGGCTGGGCTTGCTTTTTAGGCACAGCTGATGACTCTACCTTGCATATGGGTGCAGCCTTACCGGTGGTTGACACCCACTACCTGTTCTGATGGCTGTGCGCGCCTGTGCCACGCCGCTTGTTAATTAAATATGGAGAGTACCACCTTCTAGATGGGCTAAACCTTGAGACACGAGAATAAAAGTCAGAGTGGGCCGCAGAGCTGGTGTCCACAGCACGTGCAGACATTAAACAGCCTGCTCGGCCACGCGCACGACGTCCCCCAGAGCATCAGGTGCAGGTGTTCTTGAGAAGGCGCTGGAATCCCAGCGCTTAATCCCAGGGGCACAGATTCACGGGACATTCTATCTGACTGTAAATTCTTTACCTTGCTTTTGAGAGCCAAACGGTATACCCAACCCGAGAAAGGTAACTGCCCCCACTTAAAGTGCCTCATGTGTCCCCAGAGCACGGCTTACCTTCAGGGACATTCACCCAGGGAACTAAAAACTAACCACGTGTTAGACAGAAAAGGAAGCTCAGCGGCTTTCAGGGTGGAGCAGGGGCCGCCTGTAAACAAATGGTTAGTCATTAGCTGTGATATCAGGACACCTTGACCTTAACTTTTTTACATTCTTACTTTTTAATCTCCTGTGGGATTGGGGAGTCTGgtcaaaataattctttaaactGTTTGTGTCAAAGTCAGGTTTTGAGTTTGTGAGATTTGGAACAGGAAAGAGATGGATGGAGTGGTTCGTGCCATGTAATGTCTGATTGTGATTAAAATGTAACAacatatgtgtctgtgtgtcttaacTCAAAAGTGCTCCTAATTTTCCCAGAATGAGCATTGGTGACCCTTGACATTTCTTTCAATTTAAAGAGCTAGACTGTTAAATTACAGATGAAGAGGAGGCCAGGTTGGTTTGCCAAAAATGGCTTTGACTTTCTGTCCCTGTAACTCAAACTCTTGACACCATGACCGCCTGTGCAGATTTTACCTTAAGGATAAATAACCCTCTCTGGGTTTCAgccttctaatttttaaagaaggacagccattctgacatggCTTGATGGAAAATTTAGAGGATGGTCAAGAGTATCTAGAAAAATATGAACATGGAGAATGCTTTATTATGGTGTTTTGTAACACAGGCTCTAAAATCTGAACTTGGTTGGATTTCCAGCTTTgccacgtgaccttgggcaagtaatgTATCCCTTCTATCACCCATCAATTAAGGGAgaataataatatgtatttttagagATTGTCATAATGTCATAGGTCCATTTTGGTAATTGTTTAACATAAAACATGATTTCTGAGTCTAACAGACAGACATTTCCCTGGATTTGCTTGATGACAAGCCATCCGTACATACAAGGTCCGTCAGAGCTTTTAAACCGTTGGCATTGCTAACTGCATTGTAGGTGTGTTTGCTATTCTATTTAGTACACCAGATGCTTAATATTTCAGAGTGGTTCCTTCAACAGTTTCTTAAGTGTATCTGTTGGGATTAGGTCCAGCTGCATGTGATAAATGTCTTATGAAAATAGAGATTTACTTATCTTTTATGTAGAGGAAGTCTGGAGGTAGCAGTCCAGGCTAGTAGAGGATTCCATGGTATAAGCGACTTATGTTCCTGCTATCATTTggcttccttctcaagattactgcATGGTCCACAATGGCTGCTGGGGCTCCAAtcattacatttgttttctatgcagGAAAAAGAATAATGGGTCAGAAGGTCTCACTCCCTCTCTATTAACGACTTTCTAGAGGTATAATTCAGCCTTTCCACTTATACTTCATTGGTCAACATCTGGTTACTTGGTCACATACAGCTGCCAAAAAGGCTAGGAAGACTTACCTTTCTAGCTGTGAGCATGGCTTTCCCAACTAAATTCAGGATTCCGTTACTGAGAAAGGGGAGAATGGACATTGAGTTTTGAGATGGTCCACTCACAGTCTGCTGCACCAGGTCCTCAAAACGCAAAAGCCTGGGATAGGGCTGATTTGCAAGAGATTGAAATATACTGTTCACATTCAGTATGACACGGGAAGCATCTAAACCTCTGGTCCAAGGAGTAAGGAGGACTGGACAGCTACAGCCACACGACCATAGGCGCTAAGATTTTCATGACAAAAGCCATTGGCCAGGAGACAAACCAAGGACTATTACAGCATTTAAATTACAAGTTTATCGGGGAAAACTTTTATAACAAGAAAAACATATCTGCAAAGACACATTCAAAATAATTTGCCAAATAATGCAATTATTGATACAGAAATTTTATTCAGTAATAATTTCTGAGCCATCAagttacaatttttgtttttataggtgcAAATAtagcttaactttttaaaaaaactaccatttattaagcacttaataCAGGTTAAGTTCTGCACGTGCATTATCTTGAGTAAGTCCACCATGACCCTATGAGTTGTAggtataattatccccatttcacagatggggaaatggaggctcaaaAAGCTATCTAACTCATCCATGGTCACACAGACAGTCAGTGGCAGAATCTCAACTGAACTCAGATTGAACAACAAGCTGGGCCTTTTAAGGAATATGTAATACAGCCTCTCTGTGGAGACAGCCACATTGCcatcataaaaaaagaagggatgaatcaaaatgtgaatttttctaagaaaaaaagccTTTGGTCTCTATTATTTCAGGGAATGCAGCAGTTACAACAATCAAGTGAATTCTAGTGAATTCTGAGATCTGAAAGTTGGGGGAACTTTAAACCAAGGTGGTGGAGATCGGAATAGTCCAATTTTGGAAAAGTAAACTTACTTTTGTCAATTTGGAAAGAaaggttttggatttttttgtttttgttttgttcttgttctgaGGAAGGTTTTAATACAGAATTGATAAGTTAGTCAAGGCCTTATCTGTAAAGTCTCTGAGATTGTCTACTATCaatgatatttgtgtttttgcAATGATCATATGAACAGACAGTGCAAAGTATCTTGAAATTCCTTTCTTCAGTTttgtcacctgtaaaatggaagtggTGGCCATGCCTCCCTTGAGCTATAATGCAACTTACAGGAGATACAgaatataaagtgcttagcacatacGTAACACCaggtaaataataaatgttagatgtGACTTTATTACCCAGTGAAGGTCATCTCACACTGGACCACTTTTTTATGAGTAGCGTTTACgctttttttaataacaaaatttttatttctatggccACCAAAGCTTTCTGCACCACTTCTAACAATATTGAACTATTTCTAAACTAGATAAGTCCTTTTCTACCTAAATTATTAACAATCATCTCAAGGCAAACATGCATCTTGGGGGCACTtcaaatttaatacattttgtattcgcatcattattatttattttcattattttcatcatttaaccACTGGAGGATACATAGTAATTTATGCCTAGCCACAATTTTGTCACAATATGTTTGAAATGAATATTTGAGGCATTAAAACATCTATTTCTTTTATCCTCCCTTGCCACAAATACATTTGTAtgcaataaaatgcatttttaatgcaAGATAGAAATCTTGGGTTTGGTAGGGTTGGTAGTTATTTCAGAGGGATTGTTTTGTTTGGTGCTTTTTCCTATTTGGTCAACATTAAAATACTCATCCATAACCAAACCCACAAAATGTTGTAATTTGGGTATCATGGTATGATTCCAAGagcattttctctttaatttctcagTTAGATTGacttgcaaataaaaagaaatcaagttcTTTTTAAGACTATACTACATTCATGTCTTATCCTAAGAGTGATAAGATAAAATGACAGCCTGAACAGGCAGAGAAAAAACACACCCCTTGTCTTGTAGATATGGGTCCATTTAACGTCAGAGCAGTGAGATCATCCTCTCACTTAAGGTATTTGACCTGGTTCCAGAAGAAGCTCAGGCCTAGAAAGAATCTCAGAAGTTGCCTCTTCTacccacatcctcctactctccaatccccccatccccaccccagatCCATCATCAATGTTAAGCAATTTGAATACAGCATCAAGAACCCAGCCTCAAATGGCCAAACTCTCATCACTCTATCATTTATTTCACTAAAGAGGAGCTGTGTTTGGCAACTCTGAGGCAGCTCATTGAGTAAGAGCCCAGCCCCTTGCTAAGTGCACTACCTGCCCACGCTCAGAtaatcctcacagccaccctaAAAGGCGCATATTATCTTCAGTCTATAGTTAGAAGATTGGGATCTGAAAAACTTAAGGTCATAGATGGTCAAAGTCATCTGAATGCCAAAGTTGTGCTCTTACGGGAGCTACAGTCACGCGCGCTATGGTAAATCAAGGAAAGATGGTGGAAGGGAGGTTATCCCAAGGCAATGAAGTCAGGAGAGGGTTTGCAAGAGCATTTCAGAGCAGACGCCACACCAGGGCCAGGGCCCCCGGTCGTGGATCC includes:
- the C3H4orf19 gene encoding uncharacterized protein C4orf19 homolog produces the protein MGCRCCKMLQSYLFDPVQVPSPGYVNEVNSCKLDEDDAVKLKGKQSEEVLVHKDALASEVSKRPGSGSRTSAPQEPCGPPRGPLLPADTAGVPCAEKAGGAANGLGPAAALQLTGDPGCPQGYRVSWASAANKGHATQTFLEGGSAREPDCVLLASGETCVIGKRDPNASSAAGHPAWDVPDHVLQIPAPDYPQPCCSAEDNADHVDHEEKHCLFQMSHTEEEPPQGARPRAREQCLNMPFSGKRSWDALNEAVATEVLNVYFKEEDPAQDVPVVASRNGWEETHSSPGHASRETADEDAEVAEALAALEAATAGEDEDEAA